From Lampris incognitus isolate fLamInc1 chromosome 13, fLamInc1.hap2, whole genome shotgun sequence, one genomic window encodes:
- the adob gene encoding 2-aminoethanethiol (cysteamine) dioxygenase b produces MMPQDSMTSIVQRLARQARVTFRNPPLTVEASKTFLENQNKLKSMMTEVRATDLKLVPRKMETSPVAPHPYRGVPPVTYMQICETDEFSMGVFLLRNGASIPLHDHPGMHGMLKVLYGKLRITCFDRLDKMYPDATPGDPHSLPPFQTGALRRSVVRSTGDYTDESMPCILSPDRDNLHQIDAVDGPTAFLDVLAPPYDPDDGRDCHYYEVLPPPPVRETGAKKTPREAHDQPMEVWLMEIPQPPDFWCGGEPYPGPEVSL; encoded by the coding sequence ATGATGCCACAGGACAGCATGACTTCCATCGTTCAGAGACTAGCCCGCCAGGCCCGCGTCACGTTCAGAAACCCTCCTCTGACTGTAGAAGCCAGCAAAACTTTCTTGGAAAACCAGAACAAGTTGAAGAGCATGATGACGGAAGTGAGAGCGACGGACCTGAAACTCGTTCCGAGGAAAATGGAAACTTCGCCCGTTGCCCCGCACCCGTACCGCGGCGTACCTCCAGTAACGTACATGCAAATATGCGAGACGGACGAGTTCAGCATGGGGGTGTTTCTGCTAAGAAACGGGGCCTCAATCCCACTGCACGATCACCCGGGGATGCACGGCATGCTCAAAGTTCTGTACGGCAAGCTCAGAATCACCTGCTTCGACAGGCTGGACAAAATGTACCCCGATGCTACACCCGGCGACCCTCATTCACTCCCCCCGTTTCAGACCGGAGCTCTGAGACGGTCTGTGGTCCGGTCCACCGGGGACTACACGGACGAGAGCATGCCGTGTATTCTCTCGCCAGACCGAGACAACCTCCACCAAATTGACGCTGTAGACGGGCCGACGGCTTTCCTGGACGTGCTGGCCCCACCGTACGACCCGGATGACGGGAGGGATTGTCATTACTACGAAGTTTTACCGCCGCCGCCGGTGAGGGAAACTGGGGCCAAGAAGACTCCTCGGGAGGCGCACGACCAACCCATGGAGGTTTGGCTCATGGAAATTCCGCAACCTCCTGACTTTTGGTGTGGCGGTGAGCCTTACCCAGGTCCGGAGGTCTCTCTCTGA